One Colius striatus isolate bColStr4 chromosome 8, bColStr4.1.hap1, whole genome shotgun sequence genomic region harbors:
- the CASP7 gene encoding caspase-7, which translates to MSGDQRVDSLAQKRGDEDHDDIVDARPDRSSRFSLFGKKKKNGEEEQPKSSLSNQYRIVTPTFQYNMDYKKVGKCIIINNKNFEDKTGMGTRNGTDKDAGDLAKSFRNLGFDVYTYNDRSRDDMEKLLKRAAEENHSDAACFACILLSHGEEGLIYGTDGPMAIKSLTALFRGDKCKSLIGKPKLFFIQACRGSEFDEGIQTDSGPANDTLETDANPRYKIPVEADFLFAYSTVPGYYSWRNPGRGSWFVQSLCSVLNEHGKQLEIMQILTRVNYVVATNFESQSDDPRFSEKKQIPCVVSMLTKELYF; encoded by the exons ATGTCAGGAGATCAACGTGTTGACAGCTTGGCTCAAAAGAGAGGTGATGAAGATCACGATGACATCGTTGATGCAAGGCCAGATAGAAGTAGCAGATTCTCACTTTTTGGAAA aaaaaagaagaatggagaAGAAGAACAGCCAAAGTCCTCTCTCAGTAATCAGTACCGAATTGTTACACCCACTTTCCAGTATAATATGGACTACAAGAAAGTTGGCAAATGTATTAttataaacaacaaaaattttGAAGACAAAACAG GAATGGGTACCCGCAATGGCACTGATAAAGATGCTGGAGATCTAGCTAAGAGTTTTAGAAACTTAGGTTTTGATGTTTACACCTACAACGACCGAAGCCGTGATGATATGGAAAAATTATTGAAGCGAG CTGCTGAGGAGAACCACAGTGATGCCGCTTGTTTTGCCTGTATCCTTCTAAGCCATGGGGAAGAAGGCCTCATCTATGGCACTGATGGACCCATGGCTATCAAGAGTTTGACTGCGCTATTCAGAGGAGACAAGTGTAAAAGCCTTATAGGCAAAcccaaattatttttcattcag GCATGCAGAGGTTCTGAATTTGATGAAGGTATACAAACTGACTCTGGGCCTGCAAATGACACTCTGGAAACAGATGCCAATCCAAGATACAAGATCCCAGTAGAAGCAGATTTTCTGTTTGCATATTCGACAGTTCCAG GTTATTACTCCTggaggaatcctggaagaggcTCCTGGTTTGTGCAgtctctctgctctgtgctaAATGAGCATGGAAAACAACTTGAAATCATGCAGATCCTCACACGGGTCAACTATGTGGTTGCCACGAATTTTGAATCACAGTCTGATGATCCACGTTTCAGTGAGAAGAAGCAGATTCCCTGCGTGGTCTCTATGCTCACTAAAGAACTTTACTTCTGA